The following proteins come from a genomic window of Micromonospora zamorensis:
- a CDS encoding SRPBCC family protein, with protein MPALIEIVSVIDAAPDVVFDLELDVDVHAASLRGSQETATTSTGRRLLTLGDEVTFRARHLGLRWCMTSRITVYERPHRFVDEQTRGPFSAIRHEHHFQGLDGGGTRMTDRVTMRAPWGPLGAVAARVLVAPYLRRLLRQRAAHIRSLAEAHDRRA; from the coding sequence GTGCCGGCGCTGATCGAGATCGTGTCCGTCATCGACGCTGCCCCGGACGTGGTGTTCGACCTGGAACTCGATGTGGACGTGCACGCCGCGTCCCTGCGCGGCAGCCAGGAGACGGCCACCACCAGCACCGGACGTCGTCTCCTCACGCTCGGGGACGAGGTCACCTTCCGCGCCCGCCATCTGGGTCTGCGCTGGTGCATGACCAGCCGGATCACCGTCTATGAACGGCCCCACCGCTTCGTTGACGAGCAGACACGGGGTCCTTTCAGCGCCATCCGTCATGAGCACCACTTCCAGGGCCTCGACGGCGGTGGGACGCGGATGACCGACCGCGTGACGATGAGAGCTCCCTGGGGGCCGCTGGGAGCGGTGGCCGCCCGGGTGCTGGTCGCGCCGTATCTGCGACGCCTGCTGAGGCAGCGGGCAGCGCACATCAGGTCCTTGGCGGAAGCCCACGACCGTCGGGCGTGA
- a CDS encoding MOSC domain-containing protein: protein MSSVVMLRRYPLKSAQGEALTAVEVEPTGLRGDRAWACIDRLDGTVGSAKHPRRWGRLCGVAATTHVDGAETTVTLDVDGTSLRAGSAAADAALSRHLGRPVRLSRELPPDARLHRTLPDEVGMVPDWMSGTRPGQDTITTIAGTERVGRFVDFGAVHIVTTGALDLLGQRIGGASVAAARFRPNLVIDAPGDPEPGQELRLGDVVLRVTLPTPRCVIPGLPQADLPADRSVLSALARHYRVPVAGLGQAACFGTYADVVQTGRLRLGQRVR, encoded by the coding sequence ATGAGTTCGGTTGTCATGCTCCGGCGCTACCCGCTCAAGAGCGCTCAAGGCGAAGCACTCACGGCGGTCGAGGTCGAGCCGACCGGTCTGCGCGGCGATCGGGCGTGGGCCTGCATCGATCGCCTGGACGGGACGGTGGGCAGCGCCAAACATCCACGACGATGGGGTCGCCTGTGCGGTGTCGCCGCCACGACACACGTCGACGGCGCGGAAACGACGGTGACGCTGGACGTCGACGGCACCTCGCTGCGAGCCGGCAGCGCTGCGGCAGATGCCGCACTGAGCAGGCACCTGGGCCGCCCGGTGCGGCTGAGCCGGGAGCTGCCGCCTGACGCGCGGCTGCACCGGACGTTGCCCGACGAGGTCGGCATGGTGCCGGACTGGATGAGCGGCACCCGGCCCGGCCAGGACACCATCACGACGATCGCGGGCACCGAACGGGTCGGCCGGTTCGTCGATTTCGGCGCCGTCCACATCGTGACCACCGGTGCGCTGGATCTGCTGGGCCAGCGCATCGGAGGCGCCAGTGTGGCCGCGGCGCGCTTTCGACCGAACCTGGTCATCGACGCACCCGGTGACCCGGAACCGGGGCAGGAGCTACGTCTGGGCGACGTCGTGCTCCGGGTTACCCTGCCCACCCCGAGGTGCGTCATTCCCGGTCTGCCCCAGGCCGACCTGCCGGCGGACCGCTCGGTGCTGAGCGCCCTGGCTCGGCACTACCGCGTCCCGGTCGCCGGGCTGGGGCAAGCGGCCTGCTTCGGGACGTACGCCGATGTCGTTCAAACAGGCCGGCTCCGCCTGGGGCAGCGCGTCCGCTAG
- a CDS encoding phosphotransferase, which translates to MTSALGNLSAQQRALVGRWLPNATVERDHSWGLTTTTVVEMTHAGSRFIVKAAGADDHHIQRELHAHLNWLHPWTSRGRAPALVHGSADAKVLVTRYLPGELVLGSTHADDPAVYRQAGELLALLHAQSVVVDDDYERRENEKSLAWLRQPHRIAAATAERLRAEIVTWATPPATLVPTHGDWQPRNWIVRHDVVGIIDFGRAAMRPASTDFARLAVQDFNRDPNLETAFLDGYGPDPRDAGAWHRDRVRAAIGTAVWAHRVGDEPFEAQGHRMIAEALSSSRV; encoded by the coding sequence GTGACCTCTGCGCTCGGGAACCTCTCTGCCCAGCAGCGGGCGTTGGTGGGTCGGTGGCTGCCGAACGCGACAGTCGAGAGAGACCACAGTTGGGGCCTGACGACGACCACCGTCGTCGAGATGACCCACGCCGGGTCACGATTCATCGTCAAAGCCGCCGGCGCTGACGACCACCACATCCAGCGAGAACTCCATGCCCACCTCAACTGGTTGCACCCCTGGACCAGCAGGGGACGCGCGCCTGCCCTGGTGCACGGCAGCGCGGACGCGAAGGTCCTCGTCACCCGGTACCTGCCCGGTGAGCTGGTGCTGGGCAGCACGCACGCCGACGACCCCGCCGTGTATCGGCAGGCGGGCGAGTTGCTGGCCCTGCTGCACGCGCAGAGTGTCGTCGTGGACGACGACTACGAGAGGCGCGAGAACGAGAAGTCACTGGCGTGGCTCCGCCAACCACACCGGATCGCCGCGGCCACCGCGGAGCGCCTACGAGCCGAGATCGTTACCTGGGCGACACCACCCGCGACCCTGGTGCCCACCCATGGGGACTGGCAGCCACGAAACTGGATCGTCCGCCACGACGTCGTGGGCATCATCGACTTCGGCCGTGCGGCAATGCGTCCCGCGTCCACGGATTTCGCCCGGCTCGCCGTCCAGGACTTCAACCGCGACCCGAACCTCGAAACGGCCTTCCTCGACGGGTACGGGCCCGATCCGCGCGATGCGGGTGCGTGGCACCGCGACCGGGTCCGCGCGGCGATAGGCACGGCCGTCTGGGCCCACCGCGTAGGCGACGAACCATTCGAAGCGCAGGGCCACCGAATGATCGCGGAAGCGCTCTCGTCCTCCCGGGTATGA
- a CDS encoding VOC family protein, which produces MRSRLLAVTVEADDPARAAQFWSALLGREVVEDAVGALLPGEDAQLALRFVPGRAGQLGANRMHLHLTSADLDEQQHTVATALKLGGRHLDVGQRPEERHVVLVDPAGYAFCVIEPGNAYLAGCGFLGELTCDGTRDVGLFWSNVLGWPLVWDQDEETAIQSPRGGTKIAWAGSPVAPRTEPNRQRFELVPAAGDQQATVDELVSLGATRLDVAQDGAVVLADPDGNEFCVRPAHHSSAASPAAAPQ; this is translated from the coding sequence ATGCGTTCGCGGCTGCTGGCAGTGACCGTCGAGGCGGACGACCCGGCTCGTGCGGCCCAGTTCTGGTCCGCTCTGCTCGGCCGGGAGGTCGTCGAGGACGCCGTCGGTGCGCTCCTGCCGGGCGAGGACGCCCAGCTTGCTCTTCGGTTCGTTCCGGGCCGCGCTGGTCAGCTCGGCGCGAACCGCATGCACCTGCACCTGACCAGCGCTGATCTCGACGAGCAGCAGCACACGGTGGCGACGGCGTTGAAGCTCGGTGGCCGCCACCTCGACGTTGGGCAACGACCCGAGGAGAGGCACGTCGTCCTGGTCGACCCGGCGGGCTACGCGTTCTGCGTGATCGAGCCGGGCAACGCCTACCTCGCCGGATGCGGCTTCCTCGGTGAGCTCACCTGCGACGGCACCCGGGACGTCGGCCTGTTCTGGAGCAACGTGCTGGGCTGGCCGCTGGTGTGGGACCAGGACGAGGAGACCGCGATCCAGTCACCACGCGGCGGCACCAAGATCGCATGGGCGGGCTCGCCGGTGGCCCCGAGAACCGAGCCGAACCGGCAGCGCTTCGAACTGGTCCCGGCCGCTGGCGACCAGCAGGCGACGGTCGACGAGCTGGTCTCGCTGGGCGCCACCCGACTCGATGTCGCTCAGGACGGCGCAGTCGTGCTGGCAGACCCGGACGGCAACGAGTTCTGCGTCAGGCCGGCGCACCACAGCTCCGCCGCGTCGCCTGCTGCGGCACCTCAATGA
- a CDS encoding class I SAM-dependent methyltransferase — MDRDKVRQAYASVSELYIGLFGSREQVDPADLSFIGRHLGTRAGRVLDLGCGPGHLTGYLRSLGVDAAGIDLVPEFLAHARAAHPDVEFQLGSLDNLDVASGSLDGILAWYSTIHLPPQELDGVLNEFRRAIAPAGTVVLGVFVADEVGAFDHKVVTAYRWPLDEISERLSRAGFKEVERLERPREGDQRPHAAIAAIAV, encoded by the coding sequence GTGGACAGGGACAAGGTCCGGCAGGCATACGCGTCCGTCTCGGAGCTGTACATCGGGCTGTTCGGCAGCCGCGAGCAGGTGGATCCGGCCGACCTCTCGTTCATCGGCCGGCATCTGGGGACTCGGGCGGGCAGGGTGCTCGATCTGGGGTGTGGCCCCGGCCATCTCACCGGTTACCTGCGTTCGCTGGGCGTCGACGCGGCGGGGATCGACCTGGTGCCCGAGTTCCTCGCCCACGCGCGGGCCGCCCACCCGGACGTCGAGTTCCAGCTCGGGTCGCTGGATAACCTCGACGTCGCCAGCGGCTCCCTCGACGGCATCCTCGCGTGGTACTCGACGATCCATCTGCCACCGCAGGAGCTGGACGGCGTCCTCAACGAGTTCCGGCGAGCGATCGCCCCGGCCGGGACGGTGGTGCTGGGCGTGTTCGTCGCCGACGAGGTCGGCGCCTTCGACCACAAGGTCGTGACCGCCTACCGCTGGCCCCTGGACGAGATCTCCGAGCGACTCAGCCGGGCCGGCTTCAAGGAGGTCGAGCGCCTGGAGCGACCGAGAGAAGGCGACCAGCGACCGCATGCCGCCATCGCGGCGATCGCTGTGTGA
- a CDS encoding NmrA/HSCARG family protein, with product MLTVAVTGATGAQGGATARALLRTGHRVRALTRHPTSPAAEALRDLGAEVRQADFDDRVSLDAALAGSTSLFAVTTPFGTDLATEVRHGRALVDAAAAAGLGHVVLTTAAHADQGTGVPHYDSKHLVEQHLHASAVPWTVLAPAAFMDNYASGWTLDGLRTGTFAWPMPADRPLTLIPTVDIGAFAALVLERPGEFAGRRIDIASDERTPSQMAEILAAAIGQAITHQRVPLDRVRHWSADLAAMFEYFTTVGLHVDVAALRRDYPEVGWHSFADWATGQDWPTLLSTEATERRSSTRA from the coding sequence ATGCTCACCGTTGCCGTCACCGGAGCCACCGGAGCCCAGGGCGGTGCCACCGCCCGCGCCCTGCTGAGAACCGGCCACCGGGTACGCGCGCTCACCCGCCACCCCACCTCACCGGCCGCCGAAGCCCTCCGCGATCTCGGCGCCGAGGTGCGCCAAGCCGACTTCGACGATCGCGTTTCCCTCGATGCCGCGCTCGCCGGTTCCACCTCGCTGTTCGCGGTCACCACACCGTTCGGCACCGACCTCGCCACCGAGGTCCGGCATGGCAGGGCCCTCGTCGACGCCGCGGCGGCCGCTGGCCTCGGCCACGTCGTGCTGACCACCGCCGCACACGCCGACCAGGGCACCGGCGTCCCGCACTACGACAGCAAGCACCTCGTCGAGCAGCACCTCCACGCCTCGGCAGTGCCGTGGACGGTCCTCGCGCCGGCGGCCTTCATGGACAACTACGCCAGCGGCTGGACGCTCGACGGCCTGCGCACGGGCACATTCGCGTGGCCAATGCCCGCCGATCGACCGCTCACCCTCATCCCGACCGTCGACATCGGCGCGTTCGCCGCGCTCGTCCTTGAGCGCCCCGGCGAGTTCGCCGGCCGGCGCATCGACATCGCGTCCGACGAGCGCACACCCAGCCAGATGGCCGAGATCCTCGCCGCCGCCATCGGCCAGGCGATCACCCACCAACGGGTGCCCCTGGACCGGGTCCGACACTGGTCCGCCGACCTGGCGGCCATGTTCGAGTACTTCACCACCGTCGGCCTGCACGTTGACGTCGCCGCGCTGCGCCGCGACTACCCGGAGGTCGGCTGGCACAGCTTCGCCGACTGGGCCACGGGCCAGGACTGGCCCACCCTGCTGTCCACCGAGGCCACAGAGCGCAGGTCGTCGACGAGGGCGTAG
- a CDS encoding MarR family winged helix-turn-helix transcriptional regulator, protein MLRRATSWDVVRMATNRRAKLYEDLSMASRRYLASYVLFNQAIAEHLGLHPTDVQFLSLLTAAPAPLTVKEIAEMTSLTTGSATRLVDRLERGGYVERTPDQADRRRVLVTSVPDRLDRVTAVWDDLGESWQALLDDHTDEELEVITRHMTRAHDLSHAQMRSLRSKPKAD, encoded by the coding sequence TTGCTGCGTCGCGCAACTAGTTGGGATGTGGTGAGGATGGCAACGAACCGCCGCGCCAAGTTGTACGAGGATCTGTCGATGGCGTCCCGCCGCTATCTGGCGTCGTACGTCCTGTTCAACCAGGCCATTGCCGAACACCTCGGGCTACATCCGACCGACGTGCAGTTCCTGAGCCTGCTCACGGCAGCCCCCGCGCCGCTCACGGTGAAGGAGATCGCCGAGATGACCAGCCTGACCACGGGATCGGCCACTCGCCTGGTCGACCGACTCGAACGTGGCGGCTACGTCGAACGCACGCCCGACCAGGCGGACCGGCGCCGGGTGCTGGTCACCTCGGTGCCTGACCGACTCGACCGTGTCACCGCGGTCTGGGACGACCTTGGTGAGTCCTGGCAGGCACTGCTCGACGATCACACCGACGAAGAGCTTGAGGTGATCACCCGTCACATGACGCGCGCGCACGACCTCAGTCACGCCCAGATGCGTAGCCTCCGGTCCAAGCCGAAGGCCGACTGA
- a CDS encoding arabinofuranosidase catalytic domain-containing protein yields the protein MNVKKKLGRLIATAGTVLVLVAGAGAYVASDAPSARAAVSGPCDIYATGGTPCVAAHSTTRALYGAYNGPLYQVRRSSDSTTRDIGLLSEGGYANAATQDSFCANTSCVITVIYDQSGRNNRLTQAPPGGFTGPAPGGWDNLADAKAAPVTVGGQKAYGVYIAPGTGYRNNNTNGVATGDQPEGIYAVVDGTHYNQWCCFDYGNAQTNNLADERAIMETVYFGANKQWGYGAGSGPWVMADLEWGLFSGVNAGYNNIASINHRFVTAMVKGEPNHWAIRGGNAQSGSLTTYFDGPRPNGYHPMKKEGAILLGIGGDNSITGRGTFFEGVLTSGYPSAATENAVQANINAAAYAPAGGGNPQQNVQVVGGQSGRCIDVPNGSTTNGTQTQLWDCTGGTPQRWTYTAARQLQVYGNKCLDASGQGTTNGTQAIIWDCHGGTNQQWNLNANGTITGAQSGLCLDANGAATANGTKLILWACNGGSNQQWSTRS from the coding sequence ATGAACGTGAAGAAAAAGCTGGGTCGCCTCATTGCCACCGCGGGGACCGTGTTGGTCCTCGTCGCCGGCGCTGGCGCCTACGTCGCCTCGGACGCGCCGAGCGCTCGGGCCGCAGTCTCGGGCCCGTGCGACATCTACGCCACCGGCGGCACCCCGTGCGTTGCCGCGCACAGCACCACCCGGGCGCTGTACGGCGCGTACAACGGCCCGCTCTACCAGGTCCGACGCTCGTCGGACAGCACCACCCGGGACATCGGCCTGCTGAGCGAGGGCGGATACGCGAATGCCGCGACCCAGGACTCGTTCTGCGCCAACACCAGCTGCGTCATCACCGTTATCTACGACCAGTCCGGTCGCAACAACCGTCTCACCCAGGCGCCGCCCGGCGGCTTCACCGGCCCCGCCCCCGGTGGATGGGACAACCTCGCCGACGCGAAGGCCGCGCCGGTCACCGTCGGCGGCCAGAAGGCGTACGGCGTCTACATCGCGCCCGGCACCGGTTACCGCAACAACAACACCAACGGCGTCGCGACCGGCGACCAGCCCGAGGGGATCTACGCGGTCGTCGACGGCACGCACTACAACCAGTGGTGCTGCTTCGACTACGGCAACGCCCAGACGAACAACCTTGCCGACGAGCGCGCCATCATGGAGACCGTCTACTTCGGCGCCAACAAGCAGTGGGGCTACGGCGCGGGCAGCGGCCCCTGGGTCATGGCCGACCTGGAGTGGGGGCTGTTCTCGGGGGTGAACGCGGGCTACAACAACATCGCGTCCATCAACCACCGCTTCGTCACGGCCATGGTCAAGGGCGAGCCGAACCACTGGGCGATCCGGGGCGGCAACGCGCAGTCGGGCAGCCTGACCACCTACTTCGACGGGCCGCGCCCCAACGGCTACCACCCGATGAAGAAGGAGGGTGCCATCCTCCTCGGCATCGGCGGCGACAACAGCATCACCGGCCGAGGCACCTTCTTCGAGGGCGTGCTGACCTCGGGCTACCCGTCGGCGGCCACCGAGAACGCCGTGCAGGCCAACATCAACGCCGCCGCCTACGCGCCGGCCGGCGGCGGCAACCCGCAACAGAACGTCCAGGTCGTGGGCGGCCAGTCCGGCCGCTGCATCGACGTGCCGAACGGCAGCACCACCAACGGCACCCAGACCCAGCTGTGGGACTGCACCGGCGGCACGCCGCAACGCTGGACCTACACCGCCGCCAGGCAACTCCAGGTGTACGGCAACAAGTGCCTCGACGCCTCCGGCCAGGGCACCACCAACGGCACCCAGGCGATCATCTGGGACTGCCACGGGGGCACCAACCAACAGTGGAACCTCAACGCCAACGGCACCATCACCGGCGCCCAGTCCGGGCTCTGCCTCGACGCCAACGGCGCCGCCACCGCGAACGGCACCAAACTCATCCTCTGGGCCTGCAACGGCGGCAGCAACCAGCAGTGGTCCACCCGTAGCTGA
- a CDS encoding LacI family DNA-binding transcriptional regulator → MNIGEIARRAGVSRSTVSYVLSGKRTVSEATRQRIQAVIDELDYRPNASARALKEGRTRTLGLVIPPASQRLTDMQLGFVASVVEAAARHDLDVLLSPSGGDHDRSFERIVTGRRVDGVVLMEIRLEDERVTRLTKAGLPFVTIGRTAAPHGMSWIDIDYAGLIARCVHHLADLGHRQVALVNRSAELVAAGYGPSHRALAGFRAAAEERGLTGVEVCCGDDTASGEACVEQLLVTHPDVTAVATINEAALPGMQRALTGAGLSVPGDFSVTGVAAQHWAEDFRPPLTAADVPMVEMGAEAVSLLLENIAERGAVPRHRLYSPPISLRSSTGPVRAR, encoded by the coding sequence ATGAACATCGGGGAGATCGCTCGCCGGGCCGGGGTTTCCCGCAGCACCGTGTCCTACGTGCTGAGCGGAAAACGGACGGTGTCGGAGGCGACCCGGCAACGGATCCAGGCGGTCATCGACGAGCTGGACTATCGGCCGAACGCCAGCGCCCGCGCGTTGAAGGAGGGCCGCACCCGCACCCTCGGGCTGGTGATCCCTCCGGCGAGCCAACGGTTGACCGACATGCAGTTGGGCTTCGTCGCCAGCGTCGTCGAGGCGGCCGCTCGCCACGACCTCGATGTGCTGCTGTCGCCGTCCGGTGGCGACCACGACCGGTCGTTCGAGCGGATCGTCACAGGGCGTCGGGTCGACGGCGTGGTGCTCATGGAGATCCGCCTGGAGGACGAGCGGGTGACTCGGCTGACGAAGGCCGGCCTGCCGTTCGTCACGATCGGGCGGACGGCCGCACCACACGGCATGAGCTGGATCGACATCGACTACGCCGGGTTGATCGCCCGGTGCGTGCACCACCTGGCCGATCTGGGGCACCGGCAGGTGGCCCTCGTGAACCGCTCCGCCGAGCTGGTCGCCGCGGGTTACGGCCCCAGTCATCGGGCGCTGGCCGGGTTCCGGGCGGCTGCCGAGGAGCGGGGCCTGACCGGTGTGGAGGTCTGCTGCGGCGACGACACGGCCTCCGGCGAGGCGTGCGTCGAGCAGCTGCTCGTGACGCACCCGGACGTCACGGCGGTGGCCACCATCAACGAGGCAGCGCTGCCCGGAATGCAGCGCGCGTTGACCGGCGCCGGGTTGTCCGTGCCCGGCGACTTCTCCGTCACCGGCGTCGCGGCCCAGCACTGGGCGGAGGATTTCCGCCCACCGTTGACCGCTGCCGACGTGCCGATGGTCGAGATGGGCGCCGAGGCGGTGTCGCTGCTTCTGGAGAACATCGCCGAGCGCGGGGCCGTGCCACGACACCGTCTGTACAGCCCGCCCATCTCGTTGCGCTCCAGCACCGGCCCGGTCCGGGCCCGCTGA
- a CDS encoding amylo-alpha-1,6-glucosidase — translation MTVAPSGPEFAIQDIPFSYRGSWFNISPVVAEKTYADELHLVSHQTGMHPVLRLSPTVAGTTVVATPALLTWRDGTGRIEAVYDGPDTLRIRGRGLGLRVAAAARTLTPFSGTYLYLDPLDGSHVFTSYETGRRYRVTVLSGTLARTDGAEALGTADRSLDLPGDQPWEIAVEEYATARRPYAGSVTFEQLCRDRTAEFTAFVDAIAPWRGAETPAAELAAYVLWSATVAPAGFVTRPAVLMSKHWMDKVWSWDHCFNAIALAAGEPELAWHQFHLPFDHQDEAGALPDSVTHSEVLHNFVKPPIHGWALRHLRRRLPQPPDRAALAQTYDRLARWTRFWLDARRAPGQDLPHYQHGNDSGWDNATTFDADRVLQTADLAAFLVSQLRCLADLATELGEPAEPWSREADRICAGLLRELWDGERFTARSPRTGRRRASRSLLDLMPIALGADLPAPVAAALARGVETHLTTHGLATEPTDSAHYVADGYWRGPIWAPSTVLVEDGLRRAGQSRMADDISRRFLALCEKSGFAENFDAETGAGLRDRAYTWTASSYLILAAAQEQRRATGG, via the coding sequence ATGACCGTCGCCCCGTCCGGTCCGGAGTTCGCAATCCAGGACATCCCGTTCAGCTACCGCGGTTCCTGGTTCAACATCTCCCCGGTGGTAGCCGAGAAGACGTACGCCGACGAGCTGCACCTGGTCTCCCACCAGACCGGGATGCATCCGGTGCTGCGCCTGTCCCCCACGGTCGCCGGCACCACTGTCGTCGCCACCCCCGCGCTGCTGACCTGGCGTGACGGCACCGGTCGGATCGAAGCCGTCTACGACGGACCGGACACCCTGCGGATCCGGGGCCGAGGGCTCGGTCTGCGGGTGGCCGCCGCCGCGCGCACCCTCACACCGTTCAGCGGCACCTACCTGTACCTGGACCCGCTCGACGGGTCACACGTGTTCACCTCGTACGAGACGGGTCGCCGCTACCGGGTCACGGTGCTCTCGGGCACTCTCGCGCGGACCGACGGCGCGGAGGCGCTCGGCACCGCCGACCGCTCACTGGACCTGCCGGGCGACCAGCCCTGGGAGATCGCGGTCGAGGAGTACGCCACCGCCCGCCGCCCGTACGCCGGATCGGTCACCTTCGAGCAGTTGTGCCGGGACCGGACCGCTGAGTTCACCGCGTTCGTCGACGCGATCGCGCCGTGGCGCGGCGCGGAGACCCCTGCCGCCGAACTGGCCGCGTACGTGCTGTGGTCGGCCACCGTCGCCCCAGCGGGCTTCGTCACCCGACCGGCGGTCCTGATGTCCAAGCACTGGATGGACAAGGTGTGGAGCTGGGACCACTGCTTCAACGCGATCGCCCTGGCCGCCGGTGAGCCGGAGCTGGCCTGGCACCAGTTCCATCTGCCCTTCGACCACCAGGACGAGGCCGGTGCGTTGCCCGACTCGGTCACCCACTCCGAGGTTTTGCACAACTTCGTCAAGCCCCCCATCCACGGCTGGGCCCTGCGACACCTGCGCCGACGACTTCCCCAGCCACCGGATCGGGCGGCGCTGGCGCAGACGTACGACCGGCTTGCCCGCTGGACCCGGTTCTGGCTCGACGCCCGTCGAGCTCCCGGCCAGGACCTGCCCCACTACCAGCACGGCAATGACAGCGGCTGGGACAACGCGACCACCTTCGACGCCGACCGGGTCCTCCAGACGGCCGACCTCGCCGCCTTCCTGGTCTCGCAGCTCCGCTGCCTCGCGGACCTCGCCACCGAGCTGGGCGAGCCGGCCGAGCCGTGGTCCCGGGAGGCCGACCGGATCTGCGCGGGCCTGCTGCGGGAGCTGTGGGACGGCGAACGCTTCACCGCCCGCAGCCCTCGCACCGGGCGACGGAGGGCCAGCCGCAGCCTGCTCGACCTGATGCCCATCGCGCTCGGGGCCGACCTGCCGGCACCGGTCGCGGCAGCGCTGGCGCGGGGCGTCGAAACCCACCTGACCACGCACGGGCTGGCCACCGAACCGACGGATTCGGCCCACTACGTCGCCGACGGCTACTGGCGCGGGCCGATCTGGGCGCCCTCCACGGTCCTGGTCGAGGACGGTCTGCGGCGGGCCGGCCAGAGCCGGATGGCCGACGACATCAGTCGACGATTCCTCGCCCTGTGTGAGAAGTCCGGGTTCGCGGAGAACTTCGACGCCGAGACCGGGGCCGGGCTGCGCGACCGCGCCTACACCTGGACCGCCAGCAGCTATCTCATCCTCGCCGCCGCGCAGGAGCAACGGCGGGCAACGGGAGGCTAG
- a CDS encoding carbohydrate ABC transporter permease, producing the protein MTTSSPRAWWKTGVGLVLTGLMLFPVYWMINVSFTRDRDMRASPPHLIPTNGTLDGYRAVLDQQLPYLGTSFLVGLGTVVLTVALAAPAGYALAKLRPPGGPALSFVLLIAQMIPGIIMAMGFYAIYLTLGILNTLPGLILADTTLAVPFGVLIFTAFMSGIPDELLQAAVVDGAGRLRTFWSVVLPVSRNSIVTVSLFAFLWSWSDFIFASTLAGGGDHQPITLGIYHYIGNNNQQWNAIMATAVVASIPAAALLILAQRYVSMGVTAGAVKD; encoded by the coding sequence ATGACCACATCATCGCCTCGGGCCTGGTGGAAGACCGGTGTCGGTCTGGTGCTGACCGGGCTGATGCTCTTCCCCGTCTACTGGATGATCAACGTGTCGTTCACCCGGGACCGGGACATGCGGGCCAGTCCCCCGCACCTGATCCCGACCAACGGCACGTTGGACGGCTACCGGGCGGTGCTCGACCAGCAACTGCCGTACCTCGGGACCAGCTTCCTGGTCGGCCTCGGCACTGTGGTGCTGACCGTGGCGCTGGCCGCTCCCGCCGGGTACGCGCTGGCGAAGCTCCGACCGCCCGGCGGCCCGGCGCTGAGCTTCGTGCTGCTGATCGCGCAGATGATCCCGGGGATCATCATGGCGATGGGCTTCTACGCCATCTATCTCACCCTCGGCATCCTCAACACGCTGCCCGGCCTGATCCTGGCCGACACGACACTCGCGGTGCCGTTCGGCGTACTGATCTTCACAGCCTTCATGTCCGGAATTCCCGACGAGCTGCTCCAGGCGGCCGTGGTCGACGGCGCTGGCCGGCTGCGGACCTTCTGGTCGGTCGTGCTGCCGGTGAGCCGCAACTCGATCGTCACGGTGTCGCTGTTCGCGTTCCTGTGGTCCTGGTCGGACTTCATCTTCGCCTCGACCCTCGCCGGCGGCGGCGACCACCAGCCGATCACCCTCGGCATCTACCACTACATCGGCAACAACAACCAGCAGTGGAACGCCATCATGGCCACCGCCGTCGTCGCCTCCATCCCGGCCGCCGCGCTGCTGATCCTGGCCCAGCGGTACGTCTCGATGGGCGTGACCGCCGGCGCCGTCAAGGACTGA